The following proteins are encoded in a genomic region of Planococcus lenghuensis:
- the cyoE gene encoding heme o synthase, whose protein sequence is MSNGRSLSAPQTAETETATFIQDFLALIKIGIVNSNLITVFTGLWLAFQFSGRHFLQELDLLVLAIAGSAFIIAGSAAMNNYIDQDIDPVMSRTKSRPTVTGRFKPSAVLAMALSFIVVGEILLFSASVAAGLWGIAGVLAYVVLYSMWSKRRHVSNTIVGSISGAIPPLIGWAAVEPALGPGAWALFLIMFAWQPPHFYALAMKRTEEYRAAGIPMLPVIKGFARTKKSMLAWVLVLFPLPLLLLELGAGFVILATVLNIGWLILALRGFSAKNDLKWAMQMFIYSLNYMTILFVSMIIFALFV, encoded by the coding sequence ATGTCTAATGGCCGGTCGCTTTCCGCACCGCAAACCGCGGAGACGGAAACTGCAACCTTCATACAGGACTTTTTAGCGCTGATCAAAATTGGGATTGTCAATTCCAATCTGATCACAGTTTTCACCGGCCTCTGGCTGGCTTTCCAGTTTTCAGGAAGACATTTTCTTCAGGAATTGGACCTTCTGGTGCTCGCCATAGCAGGATCTGCTTTCATTATTGCCGGATCTGCGGCTATGAACAATTATATTGACCAGGATATCGATCCGGTCATGTCCCGGACAAAGTCGCGGCCGACAGTCACCGGCAGATTTAAACCGTCAGCTGTTCTGGCGATGGCATTGTCTTTCATTGTTGTAGGCGAAATCTTATTGTTTTCCGCTTCAGTGGCTGCGGGTCTGTGGGGCATTGCAGGAGTGCTGGCATATGTGGTGCTGTACTCCATGTGGTCAAAACGCCGCCATGTCAGCAATACGATTGTTGGCAGTATTTCCGGAGCCATCCCGCCGCTAATCGGCTGGGCTGCAGTCGAACCGGCCCTCGGGCCGGGGGCATGGGCATTGTTCCTGATCATGTTTGCCTGGCAGCCGCCCCATTTTTATGCGCTGGCGATGAAACGGACGGAAGAATACCGGGCAGCCGGAATTCCGATGCTTCCGGTCATCAAAGGGTTCGCACGCACGAAGAAATCCATGCTTGCATGGGTGCTTGTGCTGTTCCCGCTTCCGTTGCTTCTGCTGGAACTCGGTGCAGGATTCGTAATCCTGGCGACTGTATTGAATATCGGCTGGCTCATTTTAGCCCTTCGCGGTTTCAGTGCCAAAAATGATTTAAAATGGGCAATGCAGATGTTCATCTATTCGCTGAATTACATGACCATACTGTTTGTCTCGATGATCATTTTCGCTTTGTTTGTCTGA